In Patescibacteria group bacterium, a genomic segment contains:
- the gatB gene encoding Asp-tRNA(Asn)/Glu-tRNA(Gln) amidotransferase subunit GatB: MEYDIVIGLEIHAELKTKSKMFCSCDNDSQGKEPNTAVCPICMAHPGTLPVPNREAIEWTLLLGLALNGKINELSKFDRKNYFYPDLPKGYQISQYDLPFVHSAHLDLNGDKIEITRIHLEEDTGKLLHPAGKGTLVDFNRAGTPLIEMVTEPVIHSAETAKKFSTVYQQVLRYLDISNADMEKGEMRCEANVSIQEKGKWERDGQGGIRAKGEYKLNPKVELKNINSFRAMERAIDYEVGRQTKAIKEGEKLLQETLGWDENKQATFSQRVKETSADYRYFPEPDIPPIKIDAKWIGEIKSRLIELPMEKKKRFMAEYDLSDYDADILVSEKALAGYAEEVISELRAWIIALGDNWERQKKKLAKITSNWLISELFKHLKEDSLSIKDIKITPENFAELLSLVYEDKINSSAAQQILQVMYKKGGDPTDIMAELGLEQMDDTAELEKAIKDVLAKNSKQVSEYKAGKEGVLQFLVGQVMAATKGKANPKKVQEIMKKLINS; this comes from the coding sequence ATGGAATACGATATAGTCATCGGCCTGGAAATCCACGCCGAACTGAAAACCAAGTCAAAAATGTTTTGTTCCTGTGATAATGATTCGCAGGGCAAAGAGCCGAATACGGCCGTATGCCCGATCTGCATGGCTCATCCGGGAACTCTGCCGGTTCCGAACCGGGAAGCTATCGAATGGACTTTGCTTTTGGGTCTCGCGTTAAACGGAAAAATAAATGAGCTTTCCAAATTCGACCGCAAAAATTATTTTTATCCCGATCTTCCCAAAGGCTATCAAATATCGCAATACGATTTACCGTTCGTGCACAGCGCCCATCTTGATTTAAACGGCGACAAAATTGAAATTACGCGGATCCATCTTGAGGAGGATACCGGAAAGCTTTTGCATCCGGCGGGCAAAGGCACTTTGGTTGATTTTAACCGGGCCGGCACCCCTTTAATCGAGATGGTTACCGAACCGGTAATCCATTCGGCGGAAACGGCGAAAAAATTCAGTACGGTTTACCAGCAGGTCTTGCGCTACCTTGATATTTCGAATGCCGACATGGAAAAAGGAGAGATGCGCTGCGAGGCGAACGTAAGCATCCAAGAAAAAGGAAAATGGGAGCGCGACGGCCAGGGGGGCATCCGCGCCAAAGGCGAATATAAATTAAATCCGAAAGTGGAACTGAAAAATATCAATTCTTTCCGCGCCATGGAAAGGGCTATTGATTATGAAGTCGGGCGGCAGACTAAGGCGATTAAAGAGGGAGAGAAGCTCCTGCAAGAAACCCTCGGGTGGGATGAAAACAAGCAGGCAACTTTTTCCCAGCGCGTAAAAGAAACCTCGGCTGACTACCGCTATTTTCCCGAGCCGGACATTCCGCCGATTAAAATCGACGCCAAATGGATAGGAGAAATTAAATCCCGGCTAATTGAACTGCCGATGGAAAAGAAAAAACGGTTTATGGCTGAATATGATTTGTCCGATTACGACGCCGACATATTGGTGAGCGAAAAAGCTTTGGCCGGTTATGCCGAAGAGGTGATTTCGGAACTTCGGGCCTGGATAATTGCCCTTGGCGACAATTGGGAAAGGCAAAAGAAAAAATTAGCTAAAATTACATCAAATTGGCTGATTAGTGAATTATTTAAACATCTAAAAGAAGACAGCTTATCGATAAAAGATATAAAAATCACTCCGGAAAATTTTGCCGAACTGTTGAGCCTGGTTTATGAAGACAAAATAAACAGTTCAGCCGCCCAGCAAATTCTTCAGGTGATGTACAAAAAAGGAGGCGACCCGACGGATATAATGGCGGAACTCGGGCTTGAGCAGATGGATGATACGGCCGAACTGGAAAAAGCGATTAAGGATGTTTTAGCGAAAAATTCTAAGCAGGTTAGCGAGTACAAGGCCGGGAAAGAAGGCGTCCTCCAGTTTTTAGTCGGCCAGGTGATGGCCGCCACCAAAGGCAAGGCTAATCCTAAGAAGGTGCAGGAAATTATGAAAAAATTAATTAACTCATAA
- the miaA gene encoding tRNA (adenosine(37)-N6)-dimethylallyltransferase MiaA, which translates to MTEKNKKIIVILGPTSSGKTGLAVKLARKFNGEIISADSRQVYKGMDIGTGKDLAEYEYKEKGKTVKAPYHLIDIVDPKKDFDLSKYQELASEAIARVLSRGKTPIVAGGTGLYLQAIVDGYNLPRVKPDKKLRSELEKKNFDQLYFMLSELNPKFAAKIHDSDKKNKRRLIRYIEIYGAKEKISRPEPKKSNYEFLIIGLEVPREVLFKRIYKRLIHRLEEEDMIREVEKLNNAGVSWKRLESFGLEYKHIALYLQEKMEYEEMLERLFIAIKQYAKKQMSWYHRWERQGRKINWITKISEAEKLAGKFLK; encoded by the coding sequence ATGACTGAAAAAAATAAAAAAATAATCGTCATCCTCGGCCCGACGTCTTCGGGGAAAACCGGCTTAGCGGTTAAATTGGCGCGCAAATTCAACGGGGAGATTATTTCGGCTGATTCTAGGCAAGTATATAAAGGCATGGATATTGGCACCGGAAAGGATTTAGCGGAATATGAATATAAAGAGAAAGGGAAAACAGTTAAAGCACCGTATCACTTAATCGATATAGTTGACCCGAAAAAAGATTTTGACTTGTCTAAATACCAGGAGTTGGCTTCGGAAGCTATCGCCCGTGTCCTTAGCCGGGGAAAAACGCCAATTGTAGCCGGCGGTACGGGCCTTTATTTGCAAGCCATTGTTGACGGCTACAATTTGCCGCGGGTTAAACCGGACAAGAAACTGCGAAGCGAACTGGAGAAAAAAAACTTTGACCAGCTTTATTTTATGCTAAGCGAATTGAATCCTAAGTTTGCCGCTAAAATCCATGATAGCGATAAAAAAAATAAGCGGCGCCTGATCCGCTATATTGAAATTTACGGGGCCAAGGAAAAAATCAGCCGGCCGGAACCTAAAAAAAGCAATTACGAATTTTTAATTATCGGCTTAGAAGTCCCGAGAGAGGTGCTATTTAAGAGGATTTATAAAAGGCTAATCCATAGGCTTGAAGAGGAAGATATGATTAGGGAAGTCGAAAAATTGAATAACGCGGGCGTCAGCTGGAAGCGTTTGGAAAGTTTTGGGCTTGAGTATAAGCACATTGCTTTGTACCTGCAGGAAAAAATGGAGTATGAAGAAATGCTGGAGCGTCTATTTATAGCTATAAAGCAGTACGCGAAAAAGCAAATGAGCTGGTACCACCGCTGGGAGAGGCAGGGAAGAAAGATTAATTGGATAACCAAAATAAGCGAGGCCGAAAAGCTGGCAGGTAAATTTTTGAAATAA